A single Brevinematales bacterium DNA region contains:
- a CDS encoding histidine triad nucleotide-binding protein, giving the protein MPESQADCLFCRIASKQIKSDIVYEDAFTVAFNDINPQAPVHVLIIPKTHYAALDDVDDHGIYAHLFDTVAKIVELKKLKSDGYRVVANCGRDGGQAVGHIHLHVLGGRPMKWPPG; this is encoded by the coding sequence TTGCCGGAATCTCAGGCGGATTGCTTATTCTGCAGGATTGCGTCGAAGCAGATAAAGTCCGACATTGTGTATGAGGATGCATTTACGGTGGCGTTTAACGACATCAATCCTCAGGCGCCGGTACATGTCCTGATTATCCCCAAGACGCATTACGCGGCATTGGACGATGTGGACGATCATGGGATTTACGCGCATCTATTCGATACGGTCGCGAAAATAGTCGAACTGAAGAAGCTGAAGAGCGACGGGTATCGGGTGGTGGCGAACTGCGGGAGGGATGGCGGCCAGGCGGTCGGACATATCCATCTTCATGTGCTGGGCGGACGCCCGATGAAGTGGCCCCCCGGATGA
- the rpsU gene encoding 30S ribosomal protein S21 gives MLRIEVRDNESIDGVLKRFKKEVEKDGILTEEKKHRFFEKPSETRKKKIAAVKRKIEKKIRKMRQMNRYI, from the coding sequence ATGTTGAGAATCGAAGTCCGGGATAATGAATCCATCGACGGGGTTTTGAAGCGGTTTAAGAAGGAAGTCGAGAAAGACGGTATCCTTACTGAAGAAAAGAAGCATCGCTTTTTCGAGAAGCCTTCCGAAACCCGCAAAAAGAAGATCGCCGCGGTGAAGAGAAAAATCGAAAAGAAAATCCGCAAAATGCGGCAGATGAACCGTTATATATAA